A region of Homo sapiens chromosome X, GRCh38.p14 Primary Assembly DNA encodes the following proteins:
- the TMSB15B gene encoding thymosin beta-15B isoform 2 (isoform 2 is encoded by transcript variant 4): MSDKPDLSEVEKFDRSKLKKTNTEEKNTLPSKEKGVSLCRQAGVQRHDFGSLQTSLPEFKQFSCLSLPSSWDLRHITKPG, from the exons ATGAGTGATAAACCAGACTTGTCGGAAGTGGAGAAGTTTGACAGGTCAAAACTGAAGAAAActaatactgaagaaaaaaatactcttcCCTCAAAGGAAA aaggagtctcgctctgtcgccaggctggagtgcagcgacacgatttcggctcactgcaaacttcgcttcccgagttcaagcagttctcctgcctcagcctcccgagtagctgggacctcaggcacatcaccaagccaggctaa
- the TMSB15B gene encoding thymosin beta-15B isoform 1 (isoform 1 is encoded by transcript variant 3) produces MSDKPDLSEVEKFDRSKLKKTNTEEKNTLPSKETIQQEKECVQTS; encoded by the exons ATGAGTGATAAACCAGACTTGTCGGAAGTGGAGAAGTTTGACAGGTCAAAACTGAAGAAAActaatactgaagaaaaaaatactcttcCCTCAAAGGAAA CTATCCAGCAGGAGAAAGAGTGTGTTCAAACATCATAA